The Pseudophryne corroboree isolate aPseCor3 chromosome 2, aPseCor3.hap2, whole genome shotgun sequence genome has a segment encoding these proteins:
- the BCDIN3D gene encoding RNA 5'-monophosphate methyltransferase: MMAEVDPAHPLDPGAAPYGNFPNYYTFHPPESRIQLLPPGLLLGLLHRQEGEEQPLLALDVGCNTGELSIGLYNHLVQPVGCSQGQEDVHFLCCDIDPDLITRAETSNPCPDAISFTSLDIMDSSSPVVFHKFLDRFSRSTFHIGFCMSITMWIHLNHGDQGLVEFLSRLTKLCDYLLVEPQPWKCYRSAGRRLRKLGRQDFDHFHTLSIRGDMTKQITNILTRDGSTELIHSFGNTSWDRSLLLFKSRRATQLPS; the protein is encoded by the exons ATGATGGCAGAGGTGGATCCAGCTCACCCCCTGGACCCCGGCGCTGCTCCATATGGAAACTTCCCTAATTATTACACGTTCCATCCACCCGAGAGCCGCATTCAGCTCTTACCCCCTGGGTTACTGCTGGGTCTGCTACACAGACAGGAGGGAGAGGAGCAGCCGCTGCTGGCACTGGATGTGGGATGTAACACGGGG GAATTGAGCATTGGATTGTATAACCACCTTGTGCAGCCAGTGGGGTGTTCACAAGGGCAGGAGGATGTCCATTTCCTGTGCTGTGACATTGACCCTGATCTGATCACCAGAGCCGAAACCTCAAACCCCTGCCCCGACGCTATCTCTTTCACTTCTCTGGACATCATGGATTCCTCATCACCAGTTGTCTTCCACAAGTTCTTGGATAGGTTTAGCCGGTCCACCTTTCATATTGGATTCTGTATGTCCATAACCATGTGGATCCACCTAAATCACGGTGACCAAGGACTGGTAGAATTTCTTAGTAGACTAACAAAGCTGTGTGATTATCTGCTGGTAGAGCCGCAGCCATGGAAGTGTTATCGGTCAGCAGGCCGCCGCCTACGCAAGCTGGGGAGACAGGACTTTGATCACTTCCACACTCTTTCCATTCGGGGAGACATGACCAAGCAAATAACTAACATTCTGACCAGAGATGGTAGCACTGAGCTCATTCACTCTTTTGGAAATACAAGTTGGGACAGAAGTCTTTTGCTTTTTAAAAGCAGAAGAGCTACACAACTGCCCAGCTAG